A single genomic interval of Microbacterium oleivorans harbors:
- a CDS encoding ANTAR domain-containing response regulator encodes MTEQEEAPTSAAPAPRRVVVAEDESLIRLDIVEILRDNGYDVVGEAGDGETAVQLATELRPDLVIMDVKMPVLDGISAAERLGKAHIAPVVLLTAFSQKELVERATEAGALAYVVKPFTPNDLLPAIEIALARYEQIITLEAEVADMVERFETRKLVDRAKGLLNEKMGLSEPEAFRWIQKASMDRRLTMQDVAKAIIEQLAPKK; translated from the coding sequence GTGACAGAGCAAGAAGAGGCCCCCACGTCGGCCGCGCCCGCCCCCCGTCGGGTCGTCGTGGCCGAGGACGAGTCGCTGATCCGTCTCGACATCGTCGAGATCCTCCGCGACAACGGATACGACGTCGTCGGCGAGGCGGGCGACGGTGAGACCGCCGTCCAGTTGGCCACCGAGCTCCGTCCCGACCTCGTGATCATGGACGTCAAGATGCCCGTCCTCGACGGCATCTCAGCGGCCGAGCGTCTGGGCAAGGCGCACATCGCCCCCGTCGTGCTGCTGACCGCCTTCAGTCAGAAGGAGCTCGTCGAGCGGGCGACCGAAGCCGGTGCCCTCGCCTACGTGGTCAAGCCGTTCACCCCGAACGACCTCTTGCCGGCCATCGAGATCGCCCTCGCGCGATACGAGCAGATCATCACGCTCGAGGCCGAGGTCGCCGACATGGTCGAGCGCTTCGAGACCCGCAAGCTCGTCGATCGTGCCAAGGGCCTGCTGAACGAGAAGATGGGCCTGAGCGAGCCCGAGGCGTTCCGCTGGATCCAGAAGGCGTCGATGGACCGTCGTCTCACGATGCAGGATGTGGCGAAGGCGATCATCGAGCAGCTCGCTCCCAAGAAGTAG
- the polA gene encoding DNA polymerase I yields the protein MTDSSKPTLLVVDGHSLAYRAFFALPVDNFTTKDGQHTNGIYGFLSMFVNLIKAEKPTHLAVAFDTSRQSFRTREYTEYKANRSESPAEFKGQIPLLQECLAAMNVTVLTKEDFEADDILATLATQGAEAGYDVLVCSGDRDTIQLVTEDVTLLYPSVQGVSQLKRYTPESVIEKYGLPPENYPDIAALVGETSDNLPGVPKVGEKTAVKWLTQWGTLDALIENADKIGGVVGGNLREHLDDVRRNRSLNRLLRDVELGVTPADLEVRPIDAEAVRDIFARLEFRTLLPRVFEAAGADPAMAVETAPPAVPAPAAAEPDAAGMAAWAASQDGEIGVTVIVAGGFPQRIGLATRDEAVEATWDDAIAEALRPWLESDDVAKVLSDAKTQVKALRRAGVRLGGLAFDPILAGWLLRPSFPDKTLSDLVHRYLDEKLPEADPSQLVPETEGATPGQLSWFALRVADAVRTELPAPVAGVLADIELPTLDTLADMELAGVAVSHEKLSTFSAELASRADDIAQRAFATIDREVNLGSPKQLQEVLFEQLALPKTRKTKTGYSTDAAVLADLQESNPHPFLELLLQHREATKLRQIIESLDTAIAADDRIHTTYVQTGSQTGRLSSTDPNLQNIPIRNEESRRIRAAFEVGAGYETLLTADYSQIEMRIMAHLSEDPGLIEAFVSGEDLHRFVGARVFGVEPADVTPAMRTKVKAMSYGLVYGLSAFGLSKQLRIEQSEAKQLMLEYFARFGSVRDYLRSSVEQARIDGYTETIFGRRRPFPDLASPNRVLRENAERAALNAPIQGSAADIMKIALFRIAQEFHAEGLQSRVLLQIHDELVVEVATGEWDAAERIVRDRMGDAAQLTVPLDVQIGRGGDWDVAGH from the coding sequence GTGACGGACTCCTCAAAGCCTACCCTCCTCGTCGTCGACGGCCACTCGCTGGCCTATCGGGCGTTCTTCGCCCTCCCCGTCGACAACTTCACGACGAAGGACGGCCAGCACACGAACGGCATCTACGGATTCCTGTCGATGTTCGTCAACCTCATCAAGGCCGAGAAGCCGACGCATCTCGCGGTGGCCTTCGACACCTCGCGGCAGTCGTTCCGAACCCGGGAGTACACGGAGTACAAGGCGAACAGGTCCGAGTCGCCGGCCGAGTTCAAGGGGCAGATCCCGCTGCTGCAGGAGTGTCTCGCCGCGATGAACGTCACGGTGCTGACCAAGGAGGACTTCGAGGCCGACGACATCCTCGCCACTCTCGCGACCCAGGGCGCCGAGGCGGGCTACGACGTGCTCGTCTGCTCGGGGGACCGCGACACCATTCAGCTCGTCACCGAGGATGTGACGCTGCTGTACCCCAGCGTGCAGGGGGTGTCGCAGCTCAAGCGCTACACCCCCGAGTCGGTGATCGAGAAGTACGGTCTGCCTCCCGAGAACTACCCCGACATCGCCGCGCTCGTGGGCGAGACGAGCGACAACCTGCCGGGCGTTCCCAAGGTGGGGGAGAAGACCGCCGTCAAATGGCTGACGCAGTGGGGCACGCTCGACGCGCTGATCGAGAACGCCGACAAGATCGGCGGCGTGGTGGGCGGCAATCTGCGCGAGCACCTCGACGACGTCCGCCGCAACCGCTCGCTGAACCGCCTGTTGCGCGATGTCGAGCTGGGCGTCACGCCGGCCGATCTCGAGGTTCGGCCCATCGACGCCGAGGCGGTGCGCGACATCTTCGCCCGCCTCGAGTTCCGCACCCTGCTCCCGCGCGTCTTCGAGGCGGCGGGGGCCGACCCGGCGATGGCCGTCGAGACGGCGCCGCCCGCGGTACCCGCACCAGCCGCCGCCGAGCCCGACGCAGCGGGGATGGCTGCGTGGGCGGCGTCCCAGGACGGCGAGATCGGTGTCACCGTCATCGTCGCGGGCGGCTTCCCGCAACGCATCGGGCTCGCCACGCGTGACGAGGCCGTCGAGGCCACCTGGGACGATGCCATCGCCGAAGCGCTGCGCCCCTGGCTCGAATCCGACGACGTCGCCAAGGTGCTCTCCGACGCCAAGACCCAGGTCAAGGCCCTGAGGCGGGCCGGCGTACGTCTGGGCGGGCTCGCGTTCGACCCGATCCTCGCGGGGTGGCTGCTGCGTCCGAGCTTCCCCGACAAGACCCTCTCCGACCTCGTGCACCGTTACCTCGACGAGAAACTCCCCGAAGCCGACCCGTCGCAGCTGGTGCCCGAGACCGAGGGCGCGACCCCGGGCCAGCTGTCGTGGTTCGCGCTCCGCGTCGCCGACGCCGTCCGCACCGAGCTGCCGGCTCCCGTGGCCGGGGTCCTCGCCGACATCGAGCTTCCGACTCTCGACACGCTCGCCGACATGGAGCTCGCCGGTGTGGCCGTCTCGCACGAGAAGCTGTCGACCTTCTCGGCCGAGCTGGCGTCCCGCGCCGACGACATCGCGCAACGGGCGTTCGCGACGATCGACCGCGAGGTCAACCTCGGCTCCCCCAAGCAGCTGCAGGAGGTGCTCTTCGAGCAGCTGGCGCTGCCGAAGACCCGCAAGACCAAGACCGGCTACTCGACCGACGCCGCCGTGCTCGCCGACCTGCAGGAATCCAATCCGCACCCCTTCCTCGAGCTGTTGCTGCAGCATCGCGAGGCGACCAAGCTGCGCCAGATCATCGAGTCGCTCGACACCGCGATCGCCGCCGACGACCGGATTCACACGACGTACGTGCAGACCGGCAGCCAGACCGGGCGACTGTCGAGCACCGACCCGAATCTGCAGAACATCCCGATCCGCAACGAGGAGAGCCGACGCATCCGTGCCGCGTTCGAGGTCGGCGCCGGGTACGAGACCCTGCTGACTGCCGACTACTCGCAGATCGAGATGCGCATCATGGCGCACCTGTCGGAGGACCCGGGTCTGATCGAGGCGTTCGTGTCGGGGGAGGACCTGCACCGCTTCGTGGGCGCACGTGTCTTCGGCGTCGAGCCGGCCGATGTGACACCGGCGATGCGCACGAAGGTGAAGGCGATGTCGTACGGCCTCGTGTACGGCTTGTCGGCCTTCGGGCTCTCGAAGCAGCTGCGCATCGAGCAGTCCGAGGCGAAGCAGTTGATGCTCGAGTACTTCGCCCGGTTCGGGTCGGTGCGCGATTACCTGCGCTCCAGCGTGGAGCAGGCACGCATCGACGGCTACACCGAGACGATCTTCGGCCGACGTCGGCCATTCCCCGACCTCGCGAGCCCCAATCGGGTACTCCGGGAGAACGCCGAGCGGGCGGCTCTGAACGCTCCCATCCAGGGCAGCGCCGCCGACATCATGAAGATCGCGCTGTTCCGGATCGCGCAGGAGTTCCATGCCGAGGGCCTGCAGTCGCGCGTGCTGCTGCAGATCCACGACGAGCTCGTCGTCGAGGTGGCGACGGGGGAGTGGGATGCCGCGGAGCGGATCGTCCGCGACCGCATGGGGGACGCCGCACAGCTCACCGTGCCGCTCGACGTGCAGATCGGTCGCGGCGGCGACTGGGACGTCGCGGGGCACTGA
- a CDS encoding hotdog fold thioesterase, with protein MPETTDSETGMAWAQSRGKGALAERMGIDFLEFSTDRCVATMPVEGNTQPIGLLHGGAYVVLGESLGSMAANMHAGPGRVAVGVDINATHTRSATSGTVTGVCTPLHLGRTLTVHEIVVTDEQGRRCSTIRITNHIKDAPAS; from the coding sequence ATGCCTGAGACGACCGACTCCGAGACCGGGATGGCGTGGGCGCAGAGCCGCGGAAAAGGCGCCCTCGCCGAACGCATGGGTATCGACTTCCTGGAGTTCTCCACCGACCGTTGCGTCGCGACGATGCCGGTGGAGGGCAACACCCAGCCGATCGGGCTGCTGCACGGCGGCGCCTACGTGGTGCTCGGCGAGTCGCTCGGATCGATGGCCGCGAACATGCACGCCGGCCCCGGACGAGTCGCGGTGGGCGTGGACATCAACGCCACCCATACGCGGTCGGCCACGAGCGGCACCGTCACCGGCGTGTGCACTCCCCTGCACCTCGGTCGCACCCTCACCGTCCACGAGATCGTCGTGACCGACGAGCAGGGCCGTCGGTGCTCGACGATCCGGATCACCAACCACATCAAGGACGCGCCGGCGTCCTGA